From the Theobroma cacao cultivar B97-61/B2 chromosome 2, Criollo_cocoa_genome_V2, whole genome shotgun sequence genome, one window contains:
- the LOC18609219 gene encoding uncharacterized protein LOC18609219, whose protein sequence is MEIPVINRISDFEAGINSLNNPSFLSQVFSLSGIEKIYEAYSFWKWGALILALVASLSTIINRLKILIIRFRRDHSLPSQPLLHDTDFDTDTDCSCSSSEDEREYEEPSTSQSWRQVDENFRVRGSAHCIDDQWQNRKFTLRKRRSSIGDLFSWAEELTSGKSVVKLWDNLGLGFGLDLDESDNVLNVYDVNKETKLTSFFGGKCIFQAVSAPSSSSAVVVSAGADSSFRRVAVSAWDTRLPCRIPSILAEWRPKKSVEKIAAVNAGGVEKVYIRDDVTGELTVADMRKVSSPLKSLTESDVDTWWDANAVIVSDESVDESIQ, encoded by the coding sequence ATGGAAATTCCGGTTATCAACAGAATAAGCGATTTTGAAGCGGGCATAAACTCTTTAAACAACCCATCTTTCCTTTCCCAAGTTTTTTCCCTTTCTGGGATTGAGAAAATCTACGAAGCTTATAGTTTTTGGAAATGGGGAGCTCTGATTCTTGCCCTAGTAGCGTCCTTATCTACCATAATCAATAGACTCAAGATTTTGATCATCAGATTCCGGCGAGACCATTCTTTACCATCTCAACCTCTTCTTCATGACACCGATTTCGACACTGACACGGATTGCTCCTGCTCATCTTCAGAAGACGAACGAGAATACGAGGAGCCGTCGACTTCTCAGAGCTGGAGACAAGTTGATGAGAATTTTCGGGTTAGAGGGTCGGCTCATTGTATCGACGACCAGTGGCAAAACCGTAAATTTACCCTTCGAAAGCGGCGAAGCAGCATCGGGGACTTGTTCTCTTGGGCTGAGGAGCTAACCAGCGGAAAAAGCGTGGTGAAGCTATGGGACAACCTAGGGTTAGGGTTCGGTTTGGACCTCGATGAAAGCGACAACGTTTTAAACGTGTACGACGTtaacaaagaaacaaaactcaCGTCCTTTTTTGGCGGGAAATGTATTTTCCAGGCGGTTTCGGCACCGTCCTCGTCGTCCGCGGTTGTCGTAAGCGCTGGCGCTGATTCATCATTTCGACGAGTCGCTGTCAGCGCGTGGGACACGCGCCTTCCTTGTCGAATACCGTCGATTCTAGCAGAATGGAGGCCGAAAAAGTCTGTGGAGAAAATCGCAGCGGTCAATGCCGGCGGCGTCGAGAAGGTTTACATCAGGGATGACGTCACGGGGGAGTTAACGGTGGCTGATATGAGGAAGGTGAGCTCGCCATTGAAGAGTTTAACAGAATCTGACGTGGATACTTGGTGGGATGCTAACGCCGTCATCGTCTCGGACGAGTCCGTTGACGAGTCAATTCAGTGA